The proteins below are encoded in one region of Eulemur rufifrons isolate Redbay chromosome 2, OSU_ERuf_1, whole genome shotgun sequence:
- the DTD2 gene encoding D-aminoacyl-tRNA deacylase 2 — MADGGRSPQARALLQQCLHARLQVRPAEGDAAAQWVEIQRGLVIYVCFFKGADKELLPKMVNTLLNVKLSETENGKHVSILDLPGDILIIPQATLGGRVKGKNMQYHSNSGKEEGLELYSQFVTLCEKELGANSKCAEAGVVVEHGTYGNRQVLKLDTNGPYTHLIEF, encoded by the exons ATGGCTGACGGAGGCCGGTCGCCTCAGGCTCGGGCGCTCCTACAGCAGTGCCTGCACGCCCGGCTGCAAGTTCGCCCAGCCGAGGGGGACGCCGCAGCCCAGTGGGTGGAG ATTCAGAGAGGATTAGTGATCTACGTGTGCTTTTTCAAGGGAGCTGATAAAGAACTTCTTCCCAAAATGG TTAATACACTGTTAAATGTGAAATTGAGCGAGACAGAAAATGGCAAGCACGTCTCTATATTGGATCTACCTGGCGACATTCTTATCATCCCTCAAGCCACCCTCGGGGgaagagtaaaaggaaagaaCATGCAATATCACTCTAACTCTGGAAAAGAAGAAGGGTTAGAACTTTATTCTCAGTTTGTGACTCTATGTGAAAAAGAATTAGGTGCTAACAGCAAGTGTGCTGAAGCTGGGGTTGTAGTGGAACATGGCACTTACGGGAACAGGCAGGTGTTAAAGCTGGATACCAATGGACCATATACACATTTAAttgagttttga